The DNA region taattttgtTGTCTACAGTTTCTGACATAGAATATGTGATGCTTTGTGTTCTTAAAGGAAAATCAGAAGTACCTCTTTCAGAGTTTGAAAGAGGTATTTTCATATGCATATCATATGAAAATTGAATCCCGTTGATAGAAAACAATTTCAGTCACTTGTGAGAATGTGATGGAGAAAGTTGAGAAGCCAGTGGTACGCAGGCTGTAGCCAAGGACAGTAGGAATAATGCGGTAGAAGTTGAAGAATAAACTTATTTAAGTTGACCTCTGTTAGTGGTCATCATGGTCGAATCAATTGAAGGAAGAAACGGAAGAGAAGTATCATTTGTTTCCATTCTTctgcttttattttataaccAGAGCATTAGTTtactatgaaaaataatatgaaaaatcttgGGTTACCCCTTCACTAAATATCTGGGATATGGTTATATCAACTCATCATTAGTATTGTgcgtattttaaattctttttgaaGGCTGTTCGTGCAGATTAGAAGATACTAATTGATTAGAGTCGCTTCAATACTGCTTGGGATCTAAAAGTAGTAGGAGAAATGTCATATGCTCTTGGCTTCGTTTTTATTTTGTCCTTACTATTGACCAAGATATATACTGCATTAAATGGCTATGCATTGTTTCTGTGTTTCATCTTTATTAATTTAGTGACATCTTTGAGCTTGCTCAGGTCTCAAACTGGTTTATAAATGCACGCGTGCGTCTCTGGAAGCCCATGGTCGAAGAGATGTACAAAGAAGAGATTGGAGATGCTGAAATGGACTCTAATTCCTCATCTGAAAATGCAGCCAATGCAACAAAAGGTGATTATGGGACCTCTGAGGATAGAGGGGAAGATTTCCAACAGAGTGCAAGTTCAACAGCCACCGAGAGATGCAGCACGGGTCAACTCATGGACTCCAAACCAGATCATGTTCCTGATCTAGAAATGGCAGGATCTGGTGGAGTAGCCAATTATCAAAGCGGGACTCATGGAGAAGCTGAAAAGGAATATGGGCTAATGAAGGGAAGGGAGGAACAAAGGCCTACTATGGATGACTGTAATCTCTTTCCTGATGCTATGGTTCATTCTGATGCAGCCAGTGAACGGTTCATGGCGGCTGCTGCTGCATATCACATGTCAGAGTTGGGGAGATTCGGGGGTGGAAGTGGAGTGTCTCTCACATTGGGGTTGCAGCACTGTGAGGGTGATAGCCTACCCATGTCTGGTGGGACCCATCGCAGTTTCATTGCCATGAGAGGGGACCAAATTTACAATGCTGCACCATCATCTGTAGGGGCTGAGACTGCAGATTTTGAGTGCATGAATCCTGGTAACCAGCAACACAGGTTCAGTTCTTCCCATCTATTACATGATTTCGTTGTGTGAGAATTCGGATCGCGGATCCACATTATTGATTTTTGAACAATTATTGTTAGCAAGAGGGACAGTAATTTGCCTGGCTATGGACTCTTCTTCCAGGAACATTGATCTAGCTAGCAGATGGTAATAGAAAGATTGCAGCCCTCCAAATATGGTGACACATAAAACACAGTTGTAACATATCAAGGAATTGACTGGAAGATTAGCATATTGTAAAGATACATGTTTTTTTGCTTGACATGTTGAAGGAAATTGTACAATTTGTGCCTACAGTTTGAAGAACAAAGATGCTATAATCTGAAATAAAAGATCAGTAGATGTTGGGTGATTGCTAGTTTGATGCGGACGATGACCTACGGAGGATATTGGTAATTGTTGTTGCTGTTCTAGAAATGGCCACAACAACGGCAACGGGAGAGAGAAAACATAGAGCAGACAATCTTGAGCGGTTGACTGTTATGTTAGCATTAGGCGGATTTTAGACAGCAGACACGCAGGCTAGTTTGATTGTTAAAATGATCTATATTCATCTCATATCATTAATGAGATTGACTACCTTTtaaacttttcataaaaaatttaaaaccatttcaacctacttcatacattcaaacacatatctctatatatttacatttaaatatatcttaatGAGACctataaaatactattatttacagatcAACTCAGGTAATCTAAGATCATCTCAGCATCTAAACACAACCTCACAACCTTAGTGACTCAAGTTTGTTCTACATTACCATTTCTCACCTTCCTGGGGATTAATGGAGAATCCTCTTTATAAGCTAAAACCATGACAATAAGCTAAAACCATAACAAATAGGGTATGGCGAAACTAAAGACCGCTATCAGGCTTCTGAAAATTAGGGAAAAAAGTCGTTTCATTCACGTACAGAAATTAGTGTTTACGCCACTCTGACCACCGCAAGAGGAATGGTCTTAATGGCTAGTGAGAAACCACACAATTGACAGGAAATCGTCACTCAATATTAAGCATCTGCTTGAACGTAATCCCAGGCTTCATTTAAGGCATGCTATATACAGAAACGTTTTCCCGAGGAATTGAAGTCAGGAAAAGTAGGCTCCAATAAACGTAGTCCCAGGCTCCAGAATGGATTCAAGATTGTCGCTGATTCGACCACGCCTCTACATATAAAACTGAAGTTTGAACAAGTGAAGATTCCAACTTGGCCAGATAGAAGTAGATATAATTCAAGCCTACTCCAGTGCTGAGACCTAGCATGATGCTAGGTACTACCTGAAAATTATACAGAACATAGTTAGGGAACAATTTAATATTCGTGCATGGATCATGACTGTGAACAAGGACGTGTGTATTCTAACCTTCTGTACAGAGCCTTTATGTCTTCCCCTAAGAGTGAACTTTCCAAGAAGAGATCATCACAATCTTTCACGTCAACAGTCTCCACTTCGAAATCCCGATAACCACAATATTCATTCCATTCAAACCACATCTTTGAAATtaactccttcttgaagcaaGTGCCATGATCTTCCTCTTCAGGCGAATCAGCAGCTACCAATCGATATGCAAACACTCTCTTCTTTTGACCCGGTCGAAATGCACGACCTATTGCTTGCCGGGTCACTGACGGATTAAGATGTACATCCATAATTATTATGCGGGATGCCCCAACCAAAGATATACCCTCCCCACACGCCTTGATGGAGCCAAAGAAGACTTTGGCATCAGAAGAATTGTTGAAGCGCTCCATGGACCATTCACGATGGTCAGAACTTGATTCACCAGAAATCACAAAGATTTCTTTTCCAGGACTCCAACCCTTTATCTTCACAGCTAATCGCTCTAGAAATTTCAAGGGTAGGAGGTACTGACTGAAAACCAGCAGCTTCTCTCCGGCTGACTCACATAGGCTAAGCATATTAAGAAAGAATTTCGCCTTCACTCCATCTTTCACATCTATTTTCTCTAACAACTCATCCACCAAATGATCAGCAATTGCATGATTCTCAGAGAAAGAATTCAATTTTGGGTGAAGATAGACGGCACTCCCAACAGAACTTATCTTGAATTTCCTCACCAACTTTTTTAATTTCGAAACTTCATGCTTCTGTCTGGAACTTAAATTCAGCACCACAGTGAAATCAACAAGACCAGGAAGCTCATCTAAGAAGTCCCCTTTATAATAGTGAAGGACCTTGCTGGTCATCTCACGCAAATCTTGTATGACACCCACTTTCCTCCTAAAATCCTTGTCTTTCTGTAAAGTGTGTTCAACCAAGTCATAGAAAGCTGCATCAGCACCTGCTTTAAACTGCCTTCTCGAACCAGGTATATCTACTCTACTCATGATGCGCTTGACAACAGCTCGAGAGGTTTCCAATCGTAAAAACTTTGGTCGGACCAGATTCAAAATATTGAACACCTCTTTGACATGATTTTGGTAGAGGGTTCCTGAAAGTACAACTTTTCTAGGCGTTTGCACCTTTGCAAGTGACTGTAACACATTTGTGTCCTCGTTTCGTGGAGTGTGCCCTTCATCCAGAACAAGAATTGAAGGAGCCTTGAGAAGTATCTCTTGACATGAAGCAGAGGTATTGCTAGCTCCATTGTCACAAACAATTGTTGAGAATTGTTTGTACCCTAAGAAAAGGACACTCTTATGCTCCACCCACtgcttcaacacctctagctgCTGAGATCGATTATCTGCCTTGACAGTGTAAAAATCATACAGTGGAATGTCCTCCACTTGCCACGTCTGGAACTCCTTTTTCCATGTAGCCAGTATTCCTTTGGGGAGTACAATAAGTGGTCTGGCGTGTGGATACTTTCCCAGGAAACTTTGCATAAAACTGATTATCATGAATGTCTTTCCAGATCCAGGAGCATGGGCCAGGATGCAGCCCCCAGGACTATCACCCACCAAGTTGCTAACAAGAAAATTGAAACCCTCCACTTGATGAGGTTTCATTTGCTTTGTATGCCTTGGATGGGCAGATATTTCAGTTGCCATTGTATCATCTTCAGAATATTTAACTCCAAATATCTCAGTTGAGTCTCTGTCTTTGGCATTCCGAGAATCAGGCATGTAAGTCCGGGTACTCCTTTTGATCTGAATTGAAAAGAATAACACTAGTCAAAAGGCAATTGAATTCCCAAAGTATCCCTATATGGGTTCAAGCATATCCATTTAATGATGGCTTTAATTCCAATACCAATACACTCAACTTTACAGAACTAGAACTCTATATTATTAAACATGGACAAACAAATTATCCCATCTCACGACATAGCAGCTACTATCACACAATCATTTTACTGTCAAAAGGGGTAAAAAGGACCAACAGTTAGAATACCAATTGTAATTTGA from Carya illinoinensis cultivar Pawnee chromosome 6, C.illinoinensisPawnee_v1, whole genome shotgun sequence includes:
- the LOC122313351 gene encoding protein CHROMATIN REMODELING 35-like isoform X2, with protein sequence MISLLVSPHNELIMFGVIILVSYLFTCDSSYVTQSVSRSGFCQTGHKRLKLSDNGKDYKSIAFPASMLDDIEQRKPKTSPEVIDYGNPFAIPDLLERLGSGKYGSVTKDIEALIARRMQMLHPYFSKYPTLSNTFLEAEKNQSKEASKQATRTSDINIIDLEDEHVTNDVKALAPPVVVIESDDEDNGYQEPFVPFREIVLPRPAGQFLMKDFLDYRVPLANTKKGGAQREKASAELKVKRENGDELEIKGEKGVYVGIDDEENHQNDAEDDGLEDMWKEMSMALECSKDDAVDPPSEEQARGGEDCDHSFVLKDDLGYVCRICGVIDRGIETIFEFQYNKIKRSTRTYMPDSRNAKDRDSTEIFGVKYSEDDTMATEISAHPRHTKQMKPHQVEGFNFLVSNLVGDSPGGCILAHAPGSGKTFMIISFMQSFLGKYPHARPLIVLPKGILATWKKEFQTWQVEDIPLYDFYTVKADNRSQQLEVLKQWVEHKSVLFLGYKQFSTIVCDNGASNTSASCQEILLKAPSILVLDEGHTPRNEDTNVLQSLAKVQTPRKVVLSGTLYQNHVKEVFNILNLVRPKFLRLETSRAVVKRIMSRVDIPGSRRQFKAGADAAFYDLVEHTLQKDKDFRRKVGVIQDLREMTSKVLHYYKGDFLDELPGLVDFTVVLNLSSRQKHEVSKLKKLVRKFKISSVGSAVYLHPKLNSFSENHAIADHLVDELLEKIDVKDGVKAKFFLNMLSLCESAGEKLLVFSQYLLPLKFLERLAVKIKGWSPGKEIFVISGESSSDHREWSMERFNNSSDAKVFFGSIKACGEGISLVGASRIIIMDVHLNPSVTRQAIGRAFRPGQKKRVFAYRLVAADSPEEEDHGTCFKKELISKMWFEWNEYCGYRDFEVETVDVKDCDDLFLESSLLGEDIKALYRR
- the LOC122313351 gene encoding protein CHROMATIN REMODELING 35-like isoform X5 produces the protein MYTQYQLQQCLYPLHLLEDYRVPLANTKKGGAQREKASAELKVKRENGDELEIKGEKGVYVGIDDEENHQNDAEDDGLEDMWKEMSMALECSKDDAVDPPSEEQARGGEDCDHSFVLKDDLGYVCRICGVIDRGIETIFEFQYNKIKRSTRTYMPDSRNAKDRDSTEIFGVKYSEDDTMATEISAHPRHTKQMKPHQVEGFNFLVSNLVGDSPGGCILAHAPGSGKTFMIISFMQSFLGKYPHARPLIVLPKGILATWKKEFQTWQVEDIPLYDFYTVKADNRSQQLEVLKQWVEHKSVLFLGYKQFSTIVCDNGASNTSASCQEILLKAPSILVLDEGHTPRNEDTNVLQSLAKVQTPRKVVLSGTLYQNHVKEVFNILNLVRPKFLRLETSRAVVKRIMSRVDIPGSRRQFKAGADAAFYDLVEHTLQKDKDFRRKVGVIQDLREMTSKVLHYYKGDFLDELPGLVDFTVVLNLSSRQKHEVSKLKKLVRKFKISSVGSAVYLHPKLNSFSENHAIADHLVDELLEKIDVKDGVKAKFFLNMLSLCESAGEKLLVFSQYLLPLKFLERLAVKIKGWSPGKEIFVISGESSSDHREWSMERFNNSSDAKVFFGSIKACGEGISLVGASRIIIMDVHLNPSVTRQAIGRAFRPGQKKRVFAYRLVAADSPEEEDHGTCFKKELISKMWFEWNEYCGYRDFEVETVDVKDCDDLFLESSLLGEDIKALYRR
- the LOC122313351 gene encoding protein CHROMATIN REMODELING 35-like isoform X4; this encodes MEQEVERLPTDHTTLKGHKRLKLSDNGKDYKSIAFPASMLDDIEQRKPKTSPEVIDYGNPFAIPDLLERLGSGKYGSVTKDIEALIARRMQMLHPYFSKYPTLSNTFLEAEKNQSKEASKQATRTSDINIIDLEDEHVTNDVKALAPPVVVIESDDEDNGYQEPFVPFREIVLPRPAGQFLMKDFLDYRVPLANTKKGGAQREKASAELKVKRENGDELEIKGEKGVYVGIDDEENHQNDAEDDGLEDMWKEMSMALECSKDDAVDPPSEEQARGGEDCDHSFVLKDDLGYVCRICGVIDRGIETIFEFQYNKIKRSTRTYMPDSRNAKDRDSTEIFGVKYSEDDTMATEISAHPRHTKQMKPHQVEGFNFLVSNLVGDSPGGCILAHAPGSGKTFMIISFMQSFLGKYPHARPLIVLPKGILATWKKEFQTWQVEDIPLYDFYTVKADNRSQQLEVLKQWVEHKSVLFLGYKQFSTIVCDNGASNTSASCQEILLKAPSILVLDEGHTPRNEDTNVLQSLAKVQTPRKVVLSGTLYQNHVKEVFNILNLVRPKFLRLETSRAVVKRIMSRVDIPGSRRQFKAGADAAFYDLVEHTLQKDKDFRRKVGVIQDLREMTSKVLHYYKGDFLDELPGLVDFTVVLNLSSRQKHEVSKLKKLVRKFKISSVGSAVYLHPKLNSFSENHAIADHLVDELLEKIDVKDGVKAKFFLNMLSLCESAGEKLLVFSQYLLPLKFLERLAVKIKGWSPGKEIFVISGESSSDHREWSMERFNNSSDAKVFFGSIKACGEGISLVGASRIIIMDVHLNPSVTRQAIGRAFRPGQKKRVFAYRLVAADSPEEEDHGTCFKKELISKMWFEWNEYCGYRDFEVETVDVKDCDDLFLESSLLGEDIKALYRR
- the LOC122313351 gene encoding protein CHROMATIN REMODELING 35-like isoform X1, giving the protein MISLLVSPHNELIMFGVIILVSYLFTCDSSYVTQSVSRSGFCQTGHKRLKLSDNGKDYKSIAFPASMLDDIEQRKPKTSPEVIDYGNPFAIPDLLERLGSGKYGSVTKDIEALIARRMQMLHPYFSKYPTLSNTFLEAEKNQSKEASKQATRTSDINIIDLEDEHVTNDVKALAPPVVVIESDDEDNGYQEPFVPFREIVLPRPAGQFLMKDFLDYRVPLANTKKGGAQREKASAELKVKRENGDELEIKGEKGVYVGIDDEENHQNDAEDDGLEDMWKEMSMALECSKDDAVDPPSEEQARGGEDCDHSFVLKDDLGYVCRICGVIDRGIETIFEFQYNKIKRSTRTYMPDSRNAKDRDSTEIFGVKYSEDDTMATEISAHPRHTKQMKPHQVEGFNFLVSNLVGDSPGGCILAHAPGSGKTFMIISFMQSFLGKYPHARPLIVLPKGILATWKKEFQTWQVEDIPLYDFYTVKADNRSQQLEVLKQWVEHKSVLFLGYKQFSTIVCDNGASNTSASCQEILLKAPSILVLDEGHTPRNEDTNVLQSLAKVQTPRKVVLSGTLYQNHVKEVFNILNLVRPKFLRLETSRAVVKRIMSRVDIPGSRRQFKAGADAAFYDLVEHTLQKDKDFRRKVGVIQDLREMTSKVLHYYKGDFLDELPGLVDFTVVLNLSSRQKHEVSKLKKLVRKFKISSVGSAVYLHPKLNSFSENHAIADHLVDELLEKIDVKDGVKAKFFLNMLSLCESAGEKLLVFSQYLLPLKFLERLAVKIKGWSPGKEIFVISGESSSDHREWSMERFNNSSDAKVFFGSIKACGEGISLVGASRIIIMDVHLNPSVTRQAIGRAFRPGQKKRVFAYRLVAADSPEEEDHGTCFKKELISKMWFEWNEYCGYRDFEVETVDVKDCDDLFLESSLLGEDIKALYRR
- the LOC122313351 gene encoding protein CHROMATIN REMODELING 35-like isoform X3, with amino-acid sequence MEQEVERLPTDHTTLKGFCQTGHKRLKLSDNGKDYKSIAFPASMLDDIEQRKPKTSPEVIDYGNPFAIPDLLERLGSGKYGSVTKDIEALIARRMQMLHPYFSKYPTLSNTFLEAEKNQSKEASKQATRTSDINIIDLEDEHVTNDVKALAPPVVVIESDDEDNGYQEPFVPFREIVLPRPAGQFLMKDFLDYRVPLANTKKGGAQREKASAELKVKRENGDELEIKGEKGVYVGIDDEENHQNDAEDDGLEDMWKEMSMALECSKDDAVDPPSEEQARGGEDCDHSFVLKDDLGYVCRICGVIDRGIETIFEFQYNKIKRSTRTYMPDSRNAKDRDSTEIFGVKYSEDDTMATEISAHPRHTKQMKPHQVEGFNFLVSNLVGDSPGGCILAHAPGSGKTFMIISFMQSFLGKYPHARPLIVLPKGILATWKKEFQTWQVEDIPLYDFYTVKADNRSQQLEVLKQWVEHKSVLFLGYKQFSTIVCDNGASNTSASCQEILLKAPSILVLDEGHTPRNEDTNVLQSLAKVQTPRKVVLSGTLYQNHVKEVFNILNLVRPKFLRLETSRAVVKRIMSRVDIPGSRRQFKAGADAAFYDLVEHTLQKDKDFRRKVGVIQDLREMTSKVLHYYKGDFLDELPGLVDFTVVLNLSSRQKHEVSKLKKLVRKFKISSVGSAVYLHPKLNSFSENHAIADHLVDELLEKIDVKDGVKAKFFLNMLSLCESAGEKLLVFSQYLLPLKFLERLAVKIKGWSPGKEIFVISGESSSDHREWSMERFNNSSDAKVFFGSIKACGEGISLVGASRIIIMDVHLNPSVTRQAIGRAFRPGQKKRVFAYRLVAADSPEEEDHGTCFKKELISKMWFEWNEYCGYRDFEVETVDVKDCDDLFLESSLLGEDIKALYRR